In Castanea sativa cultivar Marrone di Chiusa Pesio chromosome 6, ASM4071231v1, a single window of DNA contains:
- the LOC142640507 gene encoding uncharacterized protein LOC142640507, translating to MKSKGIVDKISTTVKKEIREKWMNLDEDSKFEYKKEARENSEKYANLSHNIPRKARKVSLYTRCAPNRVHLMVSNLNERQRFVLREMGFGSMLDLRSIQLNRDFCKWLVDHFDHNSCALDICGRRLPISTKDVEFILGVKSSGVNGSIVASAEEINHICQQHGLNVVGDIPINLLEGKLKEMKTSGKEFVGCFVLFVLGTLLCPTPKPYIKWSFISILLNIDEFKSLNWAKLVLDFLIRGVRKYKEKNRVGVSGCLLFLMVICRK from the exons ATGAAATCTAAGGGCATTGTCGATAAGATAAGCACAACT GTTAAGAAGGAGATTAGAGAAAAGTGGATGAATCTTGATGAAGACTCTAAATTTGAGTACAAGAAGGAAGCACGTGAGAATTCTGAAAAGTATGCTAATTTGTCACATAATATTCCTCGCAAAGCACGTAAA GTTTCATTATATACTCGGTGTGCCCCTAATCGTgttcatttgatggtttcaaACTTAAATGAAAGACAAAGATTTGTTCTTCGAGAAATGGGATTTGGTAGTATGTTGGATTTAAGGTCTATACAGTTGAATAGAGATTTTTGCAAATGGTTAGTTGATCATTTTGACCACAATTCTTGTGCATTGGATATTTGTGGAAGGAGGTTACCAATATCCACTAAAGATGTAGAATTTATTCTAGGAGTAAAATCAAGTGGGGTAAATGGGTCTATTGTTGCAAGCGCTGAAGAGATAAATCATATATGCCAACAACATGGATTAAATGTGGTAGGGGATATACCAATTAACCTCTTAGAGGGTAAGCTGAAAGAGATGAAAACTTCAGGAAAAGAATTTGTTGGTTGTTTTGTGCTGTTTGTATTGGGTACTTTATTATGTCCCACTCCTAAACCTTATATCAAATGGTCATTTATCTCAATTCTCCTTAATATCGATGAGTTCAAAAGCTTGAATTGGGCGAAGTTGGTGTTGGATTTTCTTATTCGAGGTGTGCgcaaatataaagaaaagaatcGTGTTGGCGTTAGTGGTTGCTTGCTATTTTTAATGGTAATTTGTAGAAAATAA
- the LOC142638199 gene encoding tRNase Z TRZ2, chloroplastic: MQTSLTLLPFKTPLIFPIHHHNPISPKPLPSSPQPQHHTFSQTHVSPVNSFKGSGYISTISQAIKEEEEYRRARAEVLRKGLDLEGFSIEGLSIGGHETCVIIPDFKCAFDIGRCPSRAIQQSFVFITHAHLDHIGGLPMYVASRGLYNLKPPTVFVPPCIKDDVEKLLEIHRSMGQVDLNLDLVALDVGETYEMRNNLVVRAFKTQHVIPSQGYVIYSVRKKLKMKYINMKGRQIEKLKKSGVEITNTILSPEVAFTGDTTSDYMLDPRNADALRAKVLITEATFLDDGISIEHARQHGHTHLFEIIEHAQWIRNKAVVLTHFSSRYSIEDIRQAVSKLQSKVSAKVVPLIEGFKSMYT; encoded by the exons ATGCAAACGTCTCTGACCCTTTTACCCTTCAAAACCCCCTTAATTTTCCCAATCCACCACCACAACCCCATTTCACCAAAACCTCTTCCTTCTTcaccacaaccacaacaccACACCTTTTCCCAAACCCATGTCAGTCCCGTGAATTCCTTCAAAGGGTCGGGCTATATATCAACTATAAGCCAAGCtatcaaagaagaagaggaataCCGCAGAGCACGTGCCGAAGTTCTCCGCAAAGGACTTGACTTGGAAGGCTTCTCAATTGAGGGACTCTCCATTGGTGGCCATGAGACTTGCGTTATCATTCCTGACTTCAAGTGTGCTTTCGATATCGGCCGCTGCCCCTCACGTGCCATTCAACAAAGCTTTGTCTTTATCACTCATGCTCATCTTGATCACATT GGTGGGCTGCCAATGTACGTAGCCAGCCGTGGTTTATACAACTTGAAACCTCCAACGGTATTTGTGCCTCCTTGCATCAAAGATGATGTTGAGAAGCTTCTTGAAATTCACAGGTCCATGGGCCAAGTAGATCTGAACCTTGATTTGGTTGCATTGGATGTAG GAGAAACATACGAAATGCGGAATAACCTTGTCGTCCGAGCATTCAAAACTCAACATGTCATACCCAGTCAG GGTTATGTCATCTACTCAGTTAGGAAAAAGCTGAAGATGAAGTACATTAACATGAAAGGCAGACAAATTGAGAAATTGAAGAAGTCCGGTGTTGAG ATTACAAATACTATATTGTCTCCCGAGGTAGCCTTTACTGGCGACACAACTTCAGATTATATGCTTGATCCACGTAATGCTGATGCATTGAGGGCCAAAGTTCTTATAACTGAG GCAACTTTCCTAGATGACGGGATCAGCATTGAGCATGCACGACAACATGGTCATACACATTTATTTGAG ATCATTGAACATGCTCAGTGGATTCGAAATAAAGCAGTTGTTTTGACTCATTTCTCTTCTCGCTACAGCATAGAG GACATTCGGCAAGCTGTATCAAAGTTGCAGTCCAAGGTGTCTGCGAAAGTGGTTCCTCTTATAGAAGGATTCAAATCAATGTACACTTAG